One part of the Sardina pilchardus chromosome 5, fSarPil1.1, whole genome shotgun sequence genome encodes these proteins:
- the LOC134079657 gene encoding alpha-amylase-like — protein sequence MKLLILTAILGLCAAQHNPQTKHGRTAIVHLFEWRWADIAAECERYLGPNGFGGVQISPPHESIVVNSPWRPWWERYQPISYNLCSRSGNENELRDMITRCNNVGVNIYVDAIINHMCGAGGGEGQHSSCGTWFSANRKEFPSVPYSPWDFNDGKCKTGSGNIENYGDANQVRDCRLVGLLDLALEKDAVRGKVANYMNKLIDMGVAGFRVDACKHMWPGDLNAVYGRLHNLNTKWFSGGSRPFIFQEVIDLGGEPIKAHEYFGLGRVTEFKYGARLGGIMRKWNGDKLSYMKNWGEGWGMMPSDKAVVFVDNHDNQRGHGAGGASIVTFWDSRLYKMATGFMLAHPYGFTRVMSSFRWNRHIVNGKDQNDWMGPPSHGNGATKPVPINADSTCGDGWVCEHRWRQIKNMVAFRNVVNGQHFSNWWDNGNNQVAFGRGNRGFIVFNNDDWNLDMTLNTGLPGGTYCDVISGQKDGGRCTGKQVHVGGDGRAHFKISNMDEDPFIAIHAESKL from the exons ATGAAGCTGCTGATTCTGACCGCCATCCTGGGGCTCTGCGCTGCCCAGCACAACCCCCAGACCAAGCATGGCCGCACCGCCATCGTCCACCTGTTTGAGTGGCGCTGGGCCGACATCGCCGCAGAGTGTGAGCGCTACCTGGGGCCAAACGGCTTTGGAGGAGTTCAG ATCTCTCCTCCCCATGAGAGCATCGTGGTGAACAGCCCCTGGAGGCCGTGGTGGGAGCGCTACCAGCCCATCAGCTACAACCTGTGCTCCAGATCAGGCAACGAGAACGAGCTCAGGGACATGATCACCAGATGCAACAACGTTGGG GTGAACATCTACGTGGACGCCATCATCAACCACATGTGTGGcgcggggggaggggagggacagCACTCCAGCTGTGGCACCTGGTTCAGCGCCAACAGGAAGGAGTTCCCCTCCGTGCCCTACAGCCCCTGGGACTTCAACGACGGCAAATGCAAGACTGGCAGCGGCAACATCGAGAACTACGGGGATGCCAATCAG GTGAGAGATTGCCGTCTGGTGGGTCTGCTGGACCTGGCTCTGGAGAAGGACGCTGTTCGCGGGAAGGTGGCCAACTACATGAACAAGCTGATCGACATGGGCGTGGCCGGTTTCAGGGTGGACGCCTGCAAGCACATGTGGCCTGGAGACCTGAACGCCGTCTACGGCCGTCTGCACAACCTCAACACCAAGTGGTTCTCCGGAGGCTCCAGACCCTTCATCTTCCAAGag GTTATTGACCTTGGTGGAGAACCCATCAAAGCCCATGAATACTTTGGGCTGGGCAGAGTCACTGAATTCAAGTATGGCGCCAGGCTGGGAGGAATCATGCGCAAGTGGAATGGAGATAAGCTGTCCTACATGAA GAACTGGGGTGAGGGTTGGGGCATGATGCCATCAGACAAGGCTGTGGTGTTTGTTGATAACCATGACAACCAGAGGGGACACGGTGCCGGGGGAGCCTCCATTGTGACCTTCTGGGACTCCAG GCTTTACAAGATGGCCACAGGCTTCATGCTGGCCCATCCCTATGGGTTCACCAGAGTGATGTCTAGCTTCCGCTGGAACCGTCACATTGTGAATGGAAAG GACCAGAACGACTGGATGGGGCCTCCCAGTCATGGCAATGGAGCCACCAAGCCCGTCCCCATCAACGCCGACTCTACCTGTGGAGACGGCTGGGTGTGTGAGCACAGATGGCGTCAAAtcaa AAACATGGTGGCTTTCCGTAACGTGGTGAATGGTCAGCACTTCTCCAACTGGTGGGACAACGGGAACAACCAGGTCGCTTTCGGACGTGGAAACCGCGGATTCATTGTTTTCAACAATGATGACTG GAACCTGGACATGACTCTGAACACTGGTCTCCCTGGAGGCACCTACTGTGATGTCATCTCTGGTCAGAAGGATGGCGGCAGGTGCACTGGGAAACAGGTGCATGTTGGGGGAGATGGCCGCGCCCACTTCAAAATCAGCAACATGGACGAGGACCCCTTCATCGCCATCCACGCCGAGTCAAAGCTGTAG